One region of Anthonomus grandis grandis chromosome 22, icAntGran1.3, whole genome shotgun sequence genomic DNA includes:
- the LOC126748454 gene encoding uncharacterized protein LOC126748454, whose translation MHGGKCVAIKLVGAPDNPFVLAAKKRRNEEVSEASSSSKENILELAVNKRKSKEESKDVTNTKKPKQLITVFPEAEQSKDILIEEPENENIESYTFQESEHETGDDHEHFSDRISSNSKTQLNSDSMDNLADQLIVPNFSYVNQNQKFFMNPSDKNSENDFIQEQSEKASSQVENISLNFNVNEEEFDKTKPSTSQNSQEDFDNNVSDEVDHNNWFECTGSFASLLDHLTNAKNLLTNIQTDCNIDEYITIIQILDITNTIKEKCELTRVSCESYVSVLEKKRSIYEVDKHVGDNMMILHDPGIRQEIKTDKERDFLIALGPHQPNLRMFPSDGKNRFNSGWYKEYPFLEYSTAKDAAFCFVCFLFPTGVGREKSELAWSKNGVSSWGKMKSSGSKKLGKLQQHFSSVSHKQALRDYGNFTNKANNIDILINKEQRVRKIEEERILCQNTEVVSILFDVAKTLGRQGLAFRGNDENDGNFVQIVQLLSRHNPILGKWLADRKLRPYHVSYMGASSQNEFIEILGKEIQKEVVSEVIKCPFYAVMADHTPDISNKEMLSIVVRSVDENGLPRERLLSVMESKNKTGEATAQDILDTFIKQNIAPANLAFQSYDCAASMSGKFKGAQKKLSELVGHNISYIPCQAHRTNTALEHSCHASFIVAEMFNTLEELYVFFNSSTKRFFAMKEKLAEVENSILIRNLSKTRWTARAETLKAISISYEEILQLLEDISNANDYSIDNKSKSKALGLYKRMLCFDFIVCLMFLKNIFYKMKIITEILEQDDLNIIDAVNMISLTCTSLRNIRNSEEDVNNLIESAIQFAVKLNVDPETDFRKHHRRRLVPKKIDTNRDSSVNIPYKQFYRKEFYLVLDTLIKFLDENLSVVLQNVSPLTNLFSFPLNKKKHNFNTNRTGYLTISTQSQN comes from the exons ATGCACGGCGGAAAATGTGTAGCAATAAAACTAGTAGGCGCTCCAGACAATCCTTTTGTTTTGGCGGCAAAAAAAAGACGAAATGAAGAAGTTAGCGAAG CATCGTCTAGTTCGAAAGAAAATATACTTGAATTGGCAGTGAATAAAAGAAAGAGCAAAGAAGAATCTAAAG ATGTAACAAATACTAAAAAGCCAAAACAGTTAATTACCGTTTTTCCGGAAGCTGAACAAAGTAAAGACATTTTAATTGAGGAGcctgaaaatgaaaacattGAAAGCTACACATTTCAGGAATCAGAACATG AAACAGGAGATGATCACGAACATTTTTCAGACCGCATAAGCTCTAACTCTAAGACTCAACTTAATAGTGATTCGATGGATAACTTAGCTGATCAGTTAATAGTGCCTAATTTCTCATACGTgaatcaaaatcaaaagttcTTCATGAATCCTTCGGACAAAAATTCCGAAAATGACTTCATCCAAGAACAGAGCGAGAAGGCATCATCACAAG tggagaatatttctttgaattttaacGTGAACGAAGAAGAATTTGATAAAACAAAGCCTTCCACAAGCCAAAATAGTCAAGAAGACTTTGACAATAATGTGTCAGATGAAGTAGACCACAATAATTGGTTTGAATGCACTGGCAGTTTTGCTTCATTATTAGATCATTTAACTAATGCTAAGAATTTATTAACTAATATCCAAACTGATTGTAATATAGATGAATATATTACCATTATCCAGATTTTGGATATTACTAataccattaaagaaaaatgtgaaTTAACACGAGTGTCGTGTGAATCTTATGTTTCCGTTTTAGAGAAGAAGCGTAGCATTTACGAAGTAGATAAACATGTTGGAGATAATATGATGATTCTACATGACCCCGGCATAAGACAAGAAATTAAAACAGACAAAGAGCGAGACTTTCTCATTGCATTAGGACCCCACCAACCTAATTTAAGAATGTTTCCCAGCGATGGTAAAAATCGCTTCAATTCTGGATGGTATAAAGAGTATCCTTTCTTAGAATATAGCACAGCCAAGGATGCTGCTTTTtgctttgtttgttttttatttcccaCTGGCGTAGGAAGGGAGAAATCCGAGTTAGCTTGGAGTAAGAATGGAGTCTCATCATGGGGAAAAATGAAGAGCTCTGGATCAAAAAAATTAGGGAAGTTACAGCAACATTTCAGTTCCGTCTCACATAAACAAGCCTTGCGGGATTATGGTAATTTTACTAATAAAGCAAACaacattgatattttaattaacaaggAACAAAGAGTTAGGAAAATTGAAGAAGAACGCATTCTTTGTCAAAATACAGAAGTTGTCAGTATTTTGTTTGATGTGGCTAAAACATTGGGTCGACAAGGATTAGCATTTCGAGGAAACGACGAAAATGATGgaaattttgttcaaattgtGCAGCTGCTTTCCCGTCACAATCCAATTCTTGGAAAATGGCTAGCAGACAGAAAATTGCGTCCTTACCATGTAAGTTACATGGGTGCCTCTTCTCAAAATGAGTTTATCGAAATACTGggtaaagaaatacaaaaagaaGTTGTCTCGGAAGTAATAAAATGCCCGTTTTATGCAGTGATGGCGGATCATACTCCTGATATTTCAAACAAAGAAATGCTATCAATTGTAGTTCGTTCAGTTGATGAAAATGGTTTACCAAGGGAAAGACTACTGTCTGTTAtggaatcaaaaaataaaactggggAAGCCACCGCACAAGATATTCTGGATACATTCATAAAGCAAAACATTGCGCCAGCCAATTTAGCCTTTCAATCCTATGACTGTGCTGCCTCAATGTCTGGTAAATTTAAAGGTGCGCAAAAAAAGCTGTCCGAGTTGGTGGGTCACAATATTTCTTACATTCCATGTCAAGCCCATAGAACAAATACAGCTTTGGAACATAGTTGTCACGCTTCATTTATAGTGGCGGAAATGTTTAACACGTTGGAGGAGCTATACGTTTTTTTCAATTCGAGCACCAAACGATTTTTTgcaatgaaagaaaaattagctgaagtggaaaattcgattttaataagaaacttaTCCAAAACAAGGTGGACCGCTCGGGCAGAAACGCTAAAAGCTATTAGCATATCATACGAGGAAATACTTCAACTATTAGAAGATATTTCAAATGCTAATGATTATTCAATAGACAATAAAAGCAAATCCAAAGCATTGGGTTTATATAAAAGAATGTTGTGTTTCGATTTTATAGTATGTTtaatgttcttaaaaaatatattttataaaatgaaaataatcacAGAAATTCTGGAACAGGATGATCTGAATATCATTGATGCCGTAAATATGATTTCTTTAACATGTACTTCGTTACGAAATATTCGGAATAGTGAAGaggatgtaaataatttaatcgaAAGTGCCATACAATTTGcagtaaaattaaatgttgatcCGGAAACTGATTTCCGAAAACATCATAGGAGGCGTcttgttccaaaaaaaattgatacaaaTAGGGATAGCTCTGTTAATATTCCATATAAGCAGTTTTATAGAAAAGAATTTTATCTTGTTCTGGAtactttaattaagtttttagatGAAAATTTGTCAGTTGTGCTTCAAAATGTCTCACCATTGACAAActtattttcttttcctttaaacaaaaaaaaacataattttaacacaaatagAACAGGCTATCTTACTATTTCCACCCAGTCACAAAATTGA
- the LOC126748200 gene encoding progestin and adipoQ receptor family member 3 yields the protein MTVTISSKLEMVSGEPSGNETCCTNYDESSKDTSHIHDHTDSLLEDLTQTEKYDDAEEMEMCEEMYYHEARQLLTYDEAPEYMKHNSFIRTGYRGLLTTELCKESVFWWTNETINIWSHIFGFILFISLTVYDLMILKIEAPLSDKILVGVILMFFQACMALSAIYHTFCCRSEEDCLYFLSYDLFGIALSLYGIYVSGIYYAFWCDQFLQNFYLITVTVIFVIAMVLQIPSLKINDNIKILTFVSWAAYGVVPTFHWGTNMGWFESPVVTLLLPRVFGMYAISGTAFLIYMTKIPERWAAGKFDFVGHSHQWWHFFVVGALYYWHNTGMMYVDYRLNHACANSMRLL from the exons ATGACCGTTACAATATCATCAAAACTAGAAATGGTGTCAGGAGAACCGTCCGGCAACGAAACCTGCTGTACGAACTACGATGAAAGCTCCAAG gaCACATCCCATATTCACGACCACACTGATTCCTTACTAGAAGATTTAACCCAAACAGAAAAATATGATGATGCAGAAGAAATGGAGATGTGTGAAGAAATGTATTATCACGAAGCCAGACAGCTTTTAACATATGACGAGGCACCTGAGTACATGAAACACAATTCGTTTATTAGAACTGGTTACAGAGGACTCCTCACTACGGAATTATGTAAAGAAAG tgtGTTCTGGTGGACGAACGAAACAATAAACATTTGGTCCCATATATTTGGTTTTATATTGTTCATAAGCTTGACTGTGTATGACTTAATGATACTTAAAATAGAAGCCCCACTTAGTGATAAAATACTTGTTGGTGTAATCCTAATGTTTTTTCAA GCGTGCATGGCGTTATCTGCCATATACCACACCTTCTGCTGCCGATCAGAAGAAGACTGTTTGTATTTCTTGTCGTATGATTTGTTTGGCATCGCACTCTCTTTATATGGAATTTACGTTTCGGGAATCTATTATGCTTTTTGGTGCGACCAG TTCTTGCAGAACTTCTATCTTATAACCGTCACAGTAATATTTGTAATAGCAATGGTTCTACAAATCCCCAGTTTAAAAATCAACGATAACATCAAAATACTCACTTTCGTATCGTGGGCTGCCTATGGGGTGGTACCGACATTCCATTGGGGCACCAATATGGGTTGGTTTGAGAGTCCTGTCGTTACG TTATTGCTGCCAAGGGTGTTTGGCATGTATGCCATAAGCGGTACTGCATTCCTCATCTACATGACGAAAATCCCAGAACGGTGGGCAGCAGGAAAATTCGACTTTGTTGGACATTCTCATCAGTGGTGGCATTTTTTCGTAGTGGGAGCTCTGTATTACTGGCATAACACAGGGATGATGTATGTGGATTATCGGTTGAACCACGCGTGTGCCAATAGTATGAGGCTATtataa